The Limibacillus sp. sequence CCGCTCCCGGCGGGCGCTTCGAGGTGGCCGACCCGCCGCCGCTCGCCACGCCGGATGTCGCCCGCGCGCTCGCCGAGGGCATGGGCCGGGAAGCAAAACTCAGTGCCTTTCCGCCCTGGCTCCTCAACTTTCTGCTCTGGGCCGTGGGGCGGGAGATCATGGCCGAGGGCCTGATCACCGACATGCTGGCAGACGACGGCGGCTTGCGCGAAACGCTCGGCTGGCAGCCCCCAGGCGACCTCCGCGCCGCGCTGAACGAGGTCGGGGCGGCGGCGCTCAAGCGGATTTCAGGCTAGGCCGCCTCGCGGGCGGCGATCTGGGCTTCCACGGCTTCCAGTGCGCGCAGCACGACCTCGGGGCCCGCGCCCTCGCGGTGCGCCTCCTCGCTCAGGATGCGCCGCCAGAGCTTTGCGCCGGGCAGGCCATTGTAGAGGCCCAGGATGTGGCGCGTGATGGACTTGAGCGGCGTGCCCTCGGCCATCCGCGCCTCTATGTAGGGAACCAGGGCCTCCACCACCTGACGGCGGCTGGGCGGCGCCGTCTCCGCCCCGAAGAAGCGCCGGTCGGCCTCGGCCAGGATGTAGGGGGTCTGGTAGGCGGCGCGCCCGATCATGACGCCGTCCACGCCCTCGGCCAGATGGGCCTCGGCCTCCTCCAGCGTCTTGATCCCGCCGTTGATGCAGACCTCCAACTCCGGCAGTTCCCGCTTCAGGCGGTAGACCGTCTCGTAGGAGAGCGGCGGGATATCGCGGTTCTCCTTGGGGCTGAGACCCTGGAGCCAGGCCTTGCGGGCATGCACCGTGAAGCTGCGGCACCCGGCCGCGGCGACGGTTTCCACGAAGGCCTTAAGGTCCGGATAGTCCTCCATGTCGTCGATGCCGATGCGGCACTTGACCGTCACCGGCAGGTCCACCTCGGCGATCATGGCGGCGACACCGGCGGCGACGGTCTGCGGCTCGGCCATGAGGCAGGCCCCGAAGCGGCCCGACTGCACGCGGTCGCTGGGACAGCCGACATTGAGGTTGATCTCGTCGTAGCCCGCCTGCTGCCCGAAGACGGCGGCGCGCGCCAGCTCCTCCGGCTCGCTGCCGCCGACCTGCAAGGCGACGGGGTGCTCGGCCGGATCGAAGGCGAGCAGCCGCTCGCGCGGCCCATGAATCAGCGCGCCTGTCGTCACCATCTCGCTGTAGAGCAGCACCCGCCGCGAGATGATCCGCAGGAAATAGCGGTCATGCCGGTCCGTCCAATCCATCATTGGAGCGACTGATAGGCGGCGATCCAGTTTTTCAGCGGTTTTTGAGGACAAGTCAGTCTCGCGTGTATCGATTCCGTATCGCTGAATATCAGAACCTTTGTGCATTGTCTCAAGACGATTGCCGAGCGTGCGCGTGATCTTTTTCTTGGGTTCATTCGTTATCAGGCATTTGAGTGCCTGCGTGGTGGCGTCAGAGGACCGCTTTTAGCCAATAGCGGACATAAGTCGATTAGTGACGCCACCTCGCTCGAACATGAGTCGGACGTAACTCACCAGATTCGGCGATCGAAGCGAGCTTTTGAACGGCGTTAATCGAAGCCATTGCATTCTCCTCGCCAACCGCCTTGATATACTCCTCCTTTCGCGGGCCGGATAACTGGTCCGCCTCCCGCTTAGTAAGTTCCTTGAACCAGGAATGCCGGTCGTCTGTATCGATGTCTGAAAAACCGATCGAACCCAGCAGTTCCTGCACCTCTTGGACGGTCTGGAAGACGACGGTAAGACCCAAGTCTTCCGAAAAGAATGATTCAAGTGCAAGGCAATCTCCCTCAGCTTTAAGCCAATCGGAGATTGCCAAAGCGCCTCCGCTTTTCAGGAGCCTACTGAACTCTTCATATATCCAACGTTTGTCATCGATGTGCAGGATCGCGTCCTTACTGAACACAACGTCGAAACTATCATTCTCAAAATCCAGTTTCCCTGGGTCAGACTTGACGAACTGCACCTTGCCATCCAATCCGGCCTCCTTTGCCAAAGCCCTGGCTTTGGTGATCAGTCCCGCATCAATATCCAATCCT is a genomic window containing:
- the dusA gene encoding tRNA dihydrouridine(20/20a) synthase DusA; its protein translation is MHKGSDIQRYGIDTRETDLSSKTAEKLDRRLSVAPMMDWTDRHDRYFLRIISRRVLLYSEMVTTGALIHGPRERLLAFDPAEHPVALQVGGSEPEELARAAVFGQQAGYDEINLNVGCPSDRVQSGRFGACLMAEPQTVAAGVAAMIAEVDLPVTVKCRIGIDDMEDYPDLKAFVETVAAAGCRSFTVHARKAWLQGLSPKENRDIPPLSYETVYRLKRELPELEVCINGGIKTLEEAEAHLAEGVDGVMIGRAAYQTPYILAEADRRFFGAETAPPSRRQVVEALVPYIEARMAEGTPLKSITRHILGLYNGLPGAKLWRRILSEEAHREGAGPEVVLRALEAVEAQIAAREAA
- a CDS encoding methyltransferase domain-containing protein, which gives rise to MNTPLSEDTEYDDDFIARLEFRWGKGFLSPGGATEVLTIAQGIQIEGRKVLDFGCGLGGADLVLAEKCHPSSVIGLDIDAGLITKARALAKEAGLDGKVQFVKSDPGKLDFENDSFDVVFSKDAILHIDDKRWIYEEFSRLLKSGGALAISDWLKAEGDCLALESFFSEDLGLTVVFQTVQEVQELLGSIGFSDIDTDDRHSWFKELTKREADQLSGPRKEEYIKAVGEENAMASINAVQKLASIAESGELRPTHVRARWRH